The region TTGATCAGCTTCCCGTCCTGATCAAAGAGGTCGCCGGCGCGAGCGATGTACGCCTCGGGCTGTGCCATGGCAAGCACGTTGACGTAGACCAGCGCCTGCCGGAGGTGATGGTTGGCCCCGAAGGCGCCGAGACCGAATGGCGTCACGGAGACGACGGCGCCAGGCTTTCCATTCCAGACACCGTGGCCACCCGGCCGCGAGGCGATGTCGATGGCATTCTTGATCACGCCGGGGACCGATCGGTTGTACTCCGGCGTGAAGAACAACACCCCCTCGGCCTCCTTGATGTCACGCCGGAACTGCTCCCACGGCGGCGGGACGTCCTCTTCCAGGTCCTGGTTGTACATCGCGAGGGGGGCGAGGTCGAGCTCGCGCAATGCGAGGGATGGGGGAGCGAGCGAGATCATCGCCCGGGCGACCTTCCGGGTCAACGATTCCCGGCGCAACGATCCGACGAGGACCACGATCTGGCGGGCATCAGGCATGGAGCGATTCCAGAGGAAGAGGCATCATGGAGAGGATAGCGGGTTCGTTGATGGGGAGGTGAGACTGAACCACTGACCGCAGCTGGCAGGCCACACAATGCGGCGCATACACAACAACGAGGACGTTCTTGCTGGATCGATGCAACAGTCGACCGTTGGCTTGGCGTCGAATCGAGTCAACAAAGGACCTGTTCGAAAGTCCCGCAATGAGCTGTCCAATGACCTGCGACTGATGTACTATCAGTCTCCAGAACCTTGACAGAATCACCGATTGATCCGTCCACGGCCCGATCCGGACGCCCTGAAACGTCGGGGGAATCGCAGTCAGGTTGCGGTCAGCATGGGGCATGGGACTTGCTCGACAGGTGCGTGATGATTTCACCGAATGCAGCGGCACGGCAGGCGACGATCGGCCGGACGGCCCCCAGGGGAACGGCCGGTTTCACGTTGATGGACATGATCATTGTCATGGTCATCATGGGAATCCTGATCGCCATTGCCGGCCCGAAGTTTTATCACATCACGTCGCACGTCCGGGTTGACGAGGCGACCACGATCGTGGCGACCGACCTGCGCCAGGCCGTCTCGCTCGCAGCACGCGAACAGAAACCGGTGACGGTGACGACCGAGACATCGACACGGTACATCATCAAGGACCGGGCAGCATCGCCGGCGGACACGGTCCGCCTGCGGCGCAATCTTGCGGTGTCGGCGATGAGCGGGGTGGGGAGCGTGTCGTTCTCGCCGGCGTCGGTGGTGGTCTATCCGAACAGCACGGTGAGCGGCGCGCTGACCGTGACGCTGACCACCGATTCGTACACCCGCACCGTCACCATGTCGGCCGCGGGCCAGGTCAGGATTCAAGCACCATGAAGGGGCGAATGACGAAGCAGCGCCGGTGCGACACGCGAGCGGGGTTCTCGCTCTTCGAACTGCTGATTGCCGTCGTGGTCCTGGGCTTCGCCGCCGCGGGGCTCGGCAAGCTGATGCTTGGTGCCGCGCAGTCCGGCCGGCATGCCGGCGCGCAGGGGTATCGCACGGCGATCCTGAACGGCGAGGTCGCCCGGATCACGGCGGCGCCGATCGGATCACTTGACGATGGCACCACGACGACGACCGTCACGTCGCAACCGCTGCCGTACATCCTGACCACTGTGGTCGCGACGTCGGGCACGGCGCAGACGGTGACGATCACCGTGGCGCCGACTGGTGGTGACTCGATCGCACCGGTGACCCGCACGATTGCGCGCACGCTGGTCACCACAGACCCCTTCTGACGGGCTCACGATGATCCGCTCCCGACGTGGTGTCTCGCTGGTGGAAATGCTGATCGCCATGGTGGTGTCGGCGGGCGTGGGCCTGGCGATGATGGCGCTGCTGACCGGATCGACACGCTTCGAGGAGCGGGCCGAGGCGCAGCGGGCTGCGCGGCTGGTATCGCGCGCCGGCATCAGCGTGATCACCAGCGAGCTTCGGATGGTCGACCCGTCGTGGGGAGTCGAAGCGGAGACAACGACGTCGATCACGGTGAAGACGCCGTACGCACTCGGCATTGTCTGCGACACGACGGGGCTCATGACGATGATGTTTCTGCCAGTCGATTCGCTGGCGCTGAATGCGGCAGGATTCTCCGGGATGGCGTGGCGAGCAACTAGCGGAACGTACCATCCGATCTCGGGCGGCACGCTGACGACGACATTCACCGCTCCGTCGGCATGCCCGAGTGCCAACTTCCCTGCGATCACGGCGCCCACCAGCATTCCGAACCAGAAGTCGGTCTATGCGACGATTTCGGGGACGGTTCGTGACGGAATCGCGAAGGGCGCAGTGGTCGTACTCTATCGACGGACCAAGTTCTATTTCGCGAGCTCTACTCAAACTGGACTTACGTCGCGGACGGCCCTCTGGCGAAGCCATCTCGATGCCTCAGCGGGCGCGGGTGACGCCACCGAACTGGTCGCTCCGTTCAACTCCACAGCGGCGTTCCAGTTCTATTCAGTGGGTTCGGCGACACCATCCTCGACCG is a window of Gemmatimonadales bacterium DNA encoding:
- a CDS encoding NAD(P)H-dependent oxidoreductase; the encoded protein is MPDARQIVVLVGSLRRESLTRKVARAMISLAPPSLALRELDLAPLAMYNQDLEEDVPPPWEQFRRDIKEAEGVLFFTPEYNRSVPGVIKNAIDIASRPGGHGVWNGKPGAVVSVTPFGLGAFGANHHLRQALVYVNVLAMAQPEAYIARAGDLFDQDGKLINDSSREFFRKFMRAFAEWVERNTPR
- a CDS encoding type II secretion system protein, with protein sequence MIRSRRGVSLVEMLIAMVVSAGVGLAMMALLTGSTRFEERAEAQRAARLVSRAGISVITSELRMVDPSWGVEAETTTSITVKTPYALGIVCDTTGLMTMMFLPVDSLALNAAGFSGMAWRATSGTYHPISGGTLTTTFTAPSACPSANFPAITAPTSIPNQKSVYATISGTVRDGIAKGAVVVLYRRTKFYFASSTQTGLTSRTALWRSHLDASAGAGDATELVAPFNSTAAFQFYSVGSATPSSTVPATLSDTRGLLIYLPGQSENTARTRSTPEESDLTTSVYFFNSSS
- a CDS encoding GspH/FimT family pseudopilin, coding for MISPNAAARQATIGRTAPRGTAGFTLMDMIIVMVIMGILIAIAGPKFYHITSHVRVDEATTIVATDLRQAVSLAAREQKPVTVTTETSTRYIIKDRAASPADTVRLRRNLAVSAMSGVGSVSFSPASVVVYPNSTVSGALTVTLTTDSYTRTVTMSAAGQVRIQAP
- a CDS encoding prepilin-type N-terminal cleavage/methylation domain-containing protein, which produces MTKQRRCDTRAGFSLFELLIAVVVLGFAAAGLGKLMLGAAQSGRHAGAQGYRTAILNGEVARITAAPIGSLDDGTTTTTVTSQPLPYILTTVVATSGTAQTVTITVAPTGGDSIAPVTRTIARTLVTTDPF